Proteins found in one Arthrobacter pascens genomic segment:
- a CDS encoding WD40/YVTN/BNR-like repeat-containing protein, translated as MGCMSTAESYVLAIGTKKGLWLATSQDRQQWSFSGPHFLMSEIPSIGIDIRDGRTRIMVGVRSEHWGPTVAHSDDLGGTWSEPEQGAITFPEDTGAAVERIWQIYPDAESRPGVVWAGAEPISVWKSNDGGEHFELNRGLWDHPHRSDWGAGYGGAAAHSIVVNPAGDNVHVAMSTGGVYRSLDGGTSWEPRNKGISARFNPDPYPEFGQCVHKIAADAAVEGRLYAQNHHGVYRTDDNGENWNSIAEGLPADFGFVMLTHPRREGTAWVVPLKADGERIPPEGKLAVHRTDDAGATWKRLDSGLPDHEYNSVLRDAAAVDSAEPAGVYFGTRGGTVYASADEGETFTEVAAHLPDVLCVRAAVVAGAGLQGIPEEAAAHSA; from the coding sequence CCGGCCCCCATTTCCTCATGAGTGAGATCCCCAGTATCGGCATAGACATCCGGGACGGCAGGACCCGGATCATGGTGGGCGTCCGGTCCGAGCATTGGGGTCCCACCGTGGCCCACTCCGATGACCTCGGCGGCACGTGGTCCGAGCCCGAACAGGGCGCCATCACGTTCCCCGAAGACACCGGCGCCGCGGTGGAGCGCATCTGGCAGATCTATCCCGATGCCGAGTCGCGGCCGGGCGTTGTGTGGGCCGGAGCCGAGCCGATTTCCGTCTGGAAGTCCAACGACGGCGGCGAGCACTTTGAGCTGAACCGGGGACTTTGGGACCATCCCCACCGGAGCGACTGGGGCGCCGGCTACGGCGGCGCCGCCGCCCACTCGATCGTGGTGAATCCTGCAGGGGACAACGTGCACGTCGCCATGAGCACCGGAGGGGTGTACCGCTCGCTCGACGGCGGAACGTCCTGGGAGCCCAGGAACAAGGGGATCTCGGCCCGCTTCAACCCGGATCCCTACCCGGAATTCGGCCAGTGCGTCCACAAGATCGCGGCGGATGCCGCCGTCGAAGGACGCCTCTACGCTCAGAACCACCACGGCGTTTACCGCACGGATGACAACGGCGAGAACTGGAATTCCATTGCGGAGGGGCTCCCGGCTGATTTCGGCTTTGTGATGCTGACGCATCCGCGGCGTGAGGGGACTGCCTGGGTTGTTCCGCTGAAGGCCGACGGCGAGCGGATACCACCGGAGGGAAAGTTGGCGGTACACCGCACGGACGACGCCGGGGCCACCTGGAAGAGGCTGGATTCGGGGCTGCCCGACCACGAGTACAACAGCGTGCTCCGCGATGCCGCCGCTGTGGATTCCGCCGAACCAGCGGGGGTCTACTTCGGCACGCGCGGCGGCACGGTTTATGCCAGTGCGGATGAAGGGGAGACGTTCACCGAGGTGGCAGCCCATCTGCCGGATGTTTTGTGCGTCCGCGCCGCCGTGGTTGCCGGGGCGGGACTCCAGGGGATTCCAGAAGAGGCAGCAGCGCACAGTGCCTGA
- a CDS encoding MoaD/ThiS family protein, producing the protein MPDISVVLPSVLQPLAGGQSVLTAPADGPVTVRRLLDSVTGDYPVLARRLRDETGALRRYVNIYVNGDEVRRLQGLETEVAAGQEVLVIQSVAGG; encoded by the coding sequence GTGCCTGACATCAGCGTGGTGCTGCCCAGCGTCCTTCAGCCGCTGGCCGGCGGGCAGTCCGTGCTGACGGCGCCCGCCGACGGGCCGGTGACGGTGCGGAGACTGCTGGACTCGGTGACCGGGGATTACCCGGTGCTGGCGAGACGGCTGCGGGATGAGACCGGGGCACTGCGCCGCTACGTGAATATCTACGTGAACGGTGACGAGGTGCGGCGGCTCCAGGGACTTGAGACCGAGGTGGCGGCGGGTCAGGAAGTGCTGGTCATCCAGTCAGTGGCCGGCGGCTAG